Proteins co-encoded in one Coriobacterium glomerans PW2 genomic window:
- the uvrC gene encoding excinuclease ABC subunit UvrC: protein MLGDEDIMSLAEQVSRVPALPGCYLWKNAAGEVIYVGKAKNLRTRMRQYVTLADDREKIPLMMQVVRGFDYIVVDSEHEALVLERNLIRQYRPYYNVDFKDDKSYPFIAVTESDLFPAIKYTRERHRAGTRYFGPYTDSRAARETIDTLRKVIPVCSAGCAEWRRVRRMIEAHRGDEDIVSLVCATGGRPCFDYHVGRGPGVCVGAIAPEQYARSIRAVERFLTGQRRDVVNELVSEMNEAAEALDFERAGRIKRRLQMISDLDDRQQVEFPTSVDIDLVGFYREETIAGACVFIVREGRTIRSVEFILDKGLDVEADELVSGFIKRYYDETADVPAEVDVAIDLADAELLGEWLTEKRGRVCRLHRPQRGEKHRLLETCERNARHALMRYMMRTGYADDRTNQALLQLESALALPAPPMRIECFDISTIHGCFTVASMVVFTAGHADKSQYRRFRIRTSTGEANDFASMLEVLGRRYAPVRMADERFGSRPDLLVVDGGKPQLTAAMTQLAELGLDIPVCGLAKADEELFVPWDDTPVVLPSGSASLYLIKQVRDEAHRFAITFHRQLRDKAMTASVLDEIEGVGPVRKRAVMRHFGSMKRLRQASAEQIAEVKGIPRAVAQEIFYMLRAWDVRSGAVECGAPAAESEGGGRRAAETETETETAPASDGHHKSAPFVHKTIE, encoded by the coding sequence ATGCTCGGTGATGAGGACATCATGAGCCTGGCGGAGCAGGTCTCCCGCGTACCGGCGCTGCCGGGCTGCTATCTGTGGAAGAACGCCGCCGGCGAGGTCATCTACGTCGGCAAGGCCAAGAATCTGCGTACGCGCATGCGCCAGTACGTGACGCTCGCCGACGACCGCGAGAAGATTCCTCTGATGATGCAGGTCGTGCGCGGCTTCGACTACATCGTCGTGGATTCCGAGCACGAGGCGCTCGTGCTCGAGCGCAACCTCATCCGCCAGTACCGCCCCTACTACAATGTGGACTTCAAGGACGACAAGAGCTATCCGTTCATCGCGGTGACCGAGAGCGATCTGTTTCCCGCTATCAAGTACACCCGGGAGCGCCACAGAGCCGGCACGCGCTACTTCGGCCCCTACACGGACAGCCGCGCCGCGCGAGAGACGATCGATACCCTGCGCAAGGTCATACCCGTCTGCAGCGCTGGGTGCGCCGAGTGGCGCCGGGTGCGCCGCATGATCGAGGCGCATCGCGGGGATGAGGACATCGTGAGCCTGGTGTGCGCAACCGGTGGCCGACCCTGCTTCGATTACCACGTGGGCCGCGGCCCGGGCGTGTGCGTCGGCGCCATCGCCCCCGAGCAATATGCTCGGAGCATCCGAGCCGTGGAGCGCTTTCTCACCGGTCAGCGCCGCGATGTGGTCAACGAGCTCGTCTCCGAGATGAACGAGGCCGCCGAAGCGCTCGATTTCGAGCGCGCCGGCCGCATCAAACGGCGTCTCCAGATGATCAGCGACCTCGATGACCGGCAGCAGGTCGAGTTTCCCACGAGTGTGGATATAGATCTCGTCGGCTTCTATCGCGAGGAGACCATCGCCGGGGCGTGCGTGTTCATCGTGCGCGAGGGACGAACGATCAGAAGCGTCGAGTTCATCCTCGACAAGGGCCTTGACGTGGAAGCCGATGAGCTGGTCTCGGGCTTCATCAAGCGCTACTACGACGAGACGGCCGACGTTCCCGCCGAGGTCGACGTCGCGATCGATCTCGCTGACGCCGAGCTGCTCGGCGAGTGGCTCACCGAGAAGCGCGGCAGGGTGTGCCGGCTCCACCGTCCGCAGCGCGGCGAGAAGCACCGTCTGCTTGAGACCTGCGAGCGCAACGCGCGCCACGCTCTCATGCGCTATATGATGCGCACCGGTTACGCCGACGATCGCACGAACCAGGCGCTGCTGCAGCTCGAGAGCGCTTTGGCGCTTCCTGCACCTCCGATGCGCATCGAGTGCTTCGACATCTCGACCATCCACGGGTGCTTCACCGTCGCCTCGATGGTGGTGTTCACAGCGGGCCACGCTGACAAGAGCCAGTATCGTCGCTTCCGCATTCGCACATCAACCGGCGAGGCCAACGATTTCGCCTCGATGCTGGAGGTGCTGGGGCGACGCTACGCACCGGTGCGCATGGCCGACGAGCGCTTCGGATCTCGGCCGGATCTGCTTGTGGTCGATGGCGGCAAGCCGCAGCTGACGGCCGCCATGACGCAGCTCGCCGAACTCGGACTCGATATACCGGTGTGCGGTCTGGCAAAGGCGGACGAGGAGCTGTTCGTGCCCTGGGACGACACACCGGTCGTGCTGCCGTCCGGTTCGGCGTCGCTCTACCTCATCAAGCAGGTTCGCGACGAGGCTCACCGCTTCGCGATCACGTTCCATCGCCAGCTGCGCGACAAGGCGATGACGGCTTCGGTGCTCGACGAGATCGAGGGCGTGGGCCCTGTGCGCAAGCGCGCCGTGATGCGTCACTTCGGCTCCATGAAGCGACTACGTCAGGCGAGCGCGGAGCAGATCGCCGAGGTGAAGGGGATCCCCCGGGCCGTGGCGCAGGAGATCTTCTACATGCTGCGCGCCTGGGACGTCCGCAGCGGAGCCGTGGAGTGCGGCGCGCCGGCCGCAGAGTCTGAGGGTGGAGGGCGCCGTGCTGCCGAGACCGAAACCGAGACCGAGACCGCTCCCGCGTCTGATGGTCATCACAAAAGCGCGCCTTTTGTACATAAAACTATTGAATAA